A region of the candidate division WOR-3 bacterium genome:
GGAAAAAGGTGCAACTTCAGGCGGTATCCATGCACTGTCGGTGATTTTGCTGTACATGATGAATGTTTTATTTGTCTCTTTGAGCCTTCGTGTGAAGTATATTTCTTCGCCGTCCGGGGATAAACAGAAGGAAAACTCGTGAGCGTCCGTTGAAACTACTCCCGGTGCAAAGATTTCAGGTATGTTATCTGGGGGTGTTTGCCCTAAGAAAGCATCTGTAGGCTGTGGATAAATATTGTTTTGAAAAATCAAATATATAAGAAATAATGATATCGTGAATATTTTCATGTTTCTACTCCTTCTCTAAAAATGAAATCGCTCAAAATTCACAGCGAACGTTTTTAATTCATCCACACATTGAGATTTATATTAAAGCATTCAGGCATTTATGTTGAGCGTGCTAATCAGGTATATATTTCAAAAAATTCCCGTCAATTATAAGCAGTTTAACGCCGTTTTTTGTTGTAGAACGATGAGAGCTGACATCATCAGAAACTATATACGACATGCCTTTGGTAAGAGTAAATTCTGTACCATCCGATTGCACGCTGATAAAATTACCTTCCAGGCAATGTACTATGTGACCTTTTTTGCACCAATGATCGGCGAGAAAACCTGGTAAATATTCGACAGTTCTAACCCTAAGACCTTCAAACTGAAGGGTTTGCCAGTACCCGGTCCCATTTTCACCCAAATGTTCTGTTTTTGGAATTTTTGACCAGTCAATGACTTGAAAAGGAATGTTTTTTCCCATACCCGCACCTCCTCACATGTTGTTCTTGTCTAAAACCAGTTCGAAAACTTCTTCTCCGTCTTCTATGACTCCGGTGTCCCGGAATCCGTATTTTTCGTATATCCTTATTCCGTCTTTATTTTTTGGGTTTGTGCTCAGAACTATTTTCTCGATTTCCTCGGTCTCAAGCGCGATTTTTTTCAAAAGATTGAGGGTCGCGACGCCGTAACCTTTGCCTTGATGGCTTTTGTCTATCATGAATCTGCACAAGTACAATTCTTTTTTGCCTTGGTCAATCGTGTACATTACAAAACCTACCATTTGATCGCCGTGATAGACAGATTTTGTTGTCCATTGCGGGAATATTTTTGACTCAGCGACAGAAAAAGAGTTGGACGCGACGTAGGGCTGGTCGTCTCTGACTTCCATGTCCATGCAATCGTAGAAATTGCTCTGGTCA
Encoded here:
- a CDS encoding DHCW motif cupin fold protein, coding for MGKNIPFQVIDWSKIPKTEHLGENGTGYWQTLQFEGLRVRTVEYLPGFLADHWCKKGHIVHCLEGNFISVQSDGTEFTLTKGMSYIVSDDVSSHRSTTKNGVKLLIIDGNFLKYIPD
- a CDS encoding GNAT family N-acetyltransferase — translated: MEVIFKDIDQSNFYDCMDMEVRDDQPYVASNSFSVAESKIFPQWTTKSVYHGDQMVGFVMYTIDQGKKELYLCRFMIDKSHQGKGYGVATLNLLKKIALETEEIEKIVLSTNPKNKDGIRIYEKYGFRDTGVIEDGEEVFELVLDKNNM